Proteins found in one Longimicrobiaceae bacterium genomic segment:
- the hisF gene encoding imidazole glycerol phosphate synthase subunit HisF, giving the protein MALAKRIIPCLDVKDGRVVKGIQFEGLRDAGDPVEQAVRYDRERADELCFLDITASHEARGALLEVIRRTADSVFIPFTVGGGVRSVDDFHALLGAGADKVSVNTAALRDPELISRAADHFGSQCVVAAVDARRVSAPGEAPRWEVFTHGGRTPTGIDAVEWSARVVELGAGEVLLTSMDSDGTRAGYDLELLSAVSSAVEVPVIASGGAGTLEHLDQALGAGAHAVLAASIFHFGEHTIEEARRFLAERGHPVRR; this is encoded by the coding sequence ATGGCCCTAGCCAAGCGGATCATCCCCTGCCTGGACGTCAAGGACGGGCGGGTGGTGAAGGGGATCCAGTTCGAGGGGCTCCGCGACGCGGGGGACCCCGTCGAGCAGGCGGTGCGCTACGACCGGGAGCGCGCGGACGAGCTGTGCTTCCTGGACATCACGGCATCGCACGAGGCGCGCGGGGCGCTGCTGGAGGTGATCCGCCGCACGGCGGACTCGGTGTTCATCCCCTTCACGGTGGGGGGCGGGGTCCGGTCCGTGGACGACTTCCACGCGCTGCTCGGCGCCGGGGCCGACAAGGTGTCGGTGAACACGGCCGCGCTGCGCGACCCGGAGCTGATCTCGAGGGCCGCGGACCACTTCGGCTCGCAGTGCGTGGTCGCGGCGGTGGACGCGCGGCGGGTCTCCGCCCCGGGCGAGGCGCCGCGCTGGGAGGTCTTCACCCATGGGGGGCGCACCCCAACCGGGATCGACGCGGTGGAGTGGTCGGCGCGGGTGGTGGAGCTGGGGGCGGGGGAGGTGCTGCTCACCTCCATGGACAGCGACGGGACGCGCGCCGGGTACGACCTGGAGCTGCTGAGCGCCGTCTCGTCCGCGGTGGAGGTGCCGGTGATCGCCTCGGGCGGGGCGGGGACACTGGAGCACCTGGACCAGGCGCTCGGGGCGGGGGCGCACGCGGTGCTCGCGGCGTCCATCTTCCACTTCGGGGAGCACACCATCGAGGAGGCCCGGCGCTTCCTGGCGGAGCGGGGGCACCCGGTGCGGCGGTAG
- a CDS encoding DUF2442 domain-containing protein, with the protein MIRVRSVAPLDGYRLRVGFTDGTERTVDVEPYLRGPVFEPIRLDRSVFEAVAVDPEMGAVVWPNGADIDPDVLYGRFPPAWAEYARARGSAADERRAPGRVAEGRPDPPYGPAPEDAGDRDPPS; encoded by the coding sequence ATGATCCGGGTTCGATCTGTCGCGCCGCTCGACGGCTACCGGCTCCGCGTCGGGTTCACGGACGGCACCGAACGAACGGTGGACGTGGAGCCGTACCTGCGGGGGCCCGTCTTCGAGCCCATCAGGCTCGACCGGAGCGTGTTCGAAGCGGTCGCCGTCGATCCGGAGATGGGCGCCGTCGTCTGGCCGAACGGAGCCGACATCGATCCCGACGTGCTCTACGGCCGCTTCCCCCCGGCCTGGGCGGAGTACGCGAGAGCGCGCGGCTCCGCCGCCGACGAACGCCGTGCGCCGGGACGAGTGGCGGAGGGGCGCCCGGACCCGCCGTATGGTCCGGCTCCGGAAGACGCCGGTGACCGGGATCCACCCTCCTGA
- a CDS encoding DUF4160 domain-containing protein, whose protein sequence is MPRISEFFGIIIAMYYNDHAPPHFHAKYGGSEAGIAIETLETIEGELPRRVLALVLEWAALHRAELRNNWDAARNGEPLSRIAPLE, encoded by the coding sequence ATGCCCCGCATCAGCGAATTCTTCGGCATCATCATCGCGATGTACTACAACGACCACGCTCCGCCCCACTTCCATGCGAAGTACGGTGGGAGCGAGGCCGGCATAGCCATCGAGACGCTGGAGACGATCGAAGGCGAGCTCCCCCGCCGGGTGCTCGCCCTCGTCCTGGAGTGGGCAGCACTGCACCGGGCAGAGCTGCGGAACAACTGGGATGCCGCCCGAAACGGGGAGCCGCTTTCGCGGATTGCGCCCCTGGAGTAA